The Henckelia pumila isolate YLH828 chromosome 2, ASM3356847v2, whole genome shotgun sequence genome includes a window with the following:
- the LOC140884489 gene encoding uncharacterized protein has product MQAGAASSLSPSFNSYSNTNLVQIAARVVEEFRAENDSDELYDEFYFDRKEGFESVKRDDEYDDKDEDFEFEFSTKGSEQISADEIFYNGKIRPVYPVFDTHLLIGEDEIQNEVLQEKGAKTIRLSLRKLFMEERETATTSSSSSSDADELEGVPSETYCVWRPKAAPLKSSSTGSSSKRWKLKDLLHRSHSEGSKDGAVLFTTSNSGRKKESENKTKETAAGAVKVKSAATSLYNRDGGEKRRTYLPYRQDLIGFFSNANGF; this is encoded by the coding sequence ATGCAGGCGGGGGCAGCATCCTCGCTTTCTCCCAGTTTCAACAGCTATTCCAACACCAATCTCGTCCAAATAGCCGCTCGGGTCGTTGAAGAATTTCGGGCGGAGAACGATTCCGATGAACTATACGATGAATTTTACTTCGACAGGAAGGAAGGTTTCGAGTCTGTGAAAAGGGACGACGAATACGACGATAAGGATGAAGATTTCGAATTCGAGTTCTCCACCAAGGGGTCCGAACAGATTTCGGCTGATGAGATCTTCTACAACGGTAAAATCAGACCCGTTTACCCGGTTTTCGACACGCATTTGTTGATCGGTGAAGATGAGATCCAGAACGAGGTTCTCCAAGAAAAAGGGGCGAAAACGATTCGGCTTTCGCTGAGGAAGCTTTTCATGGAAGAAAGAGAAACGGCGACCACTTCGTCGAGCTCGTCTTCTGACGCGGACGAACTCGAAGGAGTCCCGTCGGAGACGTACTGCGTCTGGAGGCCGAAGGCGGCGCCGCTCAAGAGCAGCTCAACCGGGTCTAGCTCGAAGAGGTGGAAGTTGAAGGACTTGTTGCATAGGAGCCACAGTGAGGGAAGTAAAGACGGTGCCGTTTTGTTCACTACCAGTAACAGCGGTAGAAAAAAAGAAAGTGAAAACAAAACTAAGGAAACGGCGGCTGGTGCTGTAAAGGTGAAATCGGCGGCGACTTCTCTGTAtaaccgcgacggcggggagaAGCGGCGGACGTACTTACCGTACAGACAGGATTTGATTGGGTTTTTCTCTAATGCAAATGGGTTTTGA